The Halococcus salifodinae DSM 8989 genome window below encodes:
- a CDS encoding type II toxin-antitoxin system VapC family toxin → RSSRRRDRCRPGLNVIDSLDSRFAPSTDTDERGPPVPLFVDTNALFAYFYRPSSQHDEVRTVIRAIGAGDLPYNPLLTNQYVLDEVVTLLLSRADTRAAHEALGSILDEPTFEVLGVEPQLVERAVGRFRRYDDQTISLTDHMIAVQADERGVDHLFTYDGDFRTVGVTVVPRDA, encoded by the coding sequence ACGGAGCTCTCGCCGACGCGATCGCTGCCGACCGGGACTGAACGTGATCGATAGCCTGGATTCCCGCTTTGCACCCTCGACCGATACCGACGAAAGGGGGCCACCAGTGCCGCTGTTCGTCGACACGAACGCGCTGTTCGCCTATTTTTACCGGCCATCGTCACAGCACGACGAGGTACGCACAGTGATCCGCGCGATCGGGGCGGGAGATCTGCCGTACAACCCGCTGTTGACGAACCAGTACGTCCTTGACGAGGTCGTGACGTTACTGCTCTCGCGGGCAGACACCCGAGCAGCACACGAGGCGCTCGGGAGCATCCTCGACGAACCGACGTTCGAGGTACTTGGCGTCGAGCCACAGCTCGTCGAGCGAGCGGTCGGACGGTTCCGCCGCTACGACGACCAAACGATCTCGCTTACCGACCACATGATCGCCGTTCAGGCCGACGAACGGGGCGTCGACCATCTGTTCACCTACGACGGTGACTTCCGAACCGTCGGGGTCACTGTCGTCCCTCGTGACGCCTGA